One genomic window of Cricetulus griseus strain 17A/GY chromosome 3, alternate assembly CriGri-PICRH-1.0, whole genome shotgun sequence includes the following:
- the Trdmt1 gene encoding tRNA (cytosine(38)-C(5))-methyltransferase isoform X5, with protein MILMSPPCQPFTRIGLQGDMTDPRTNSFLYILDILPRLQKLPKYILLENVKGFEVSSTRGLLIQTIEACGFQHQEFLLSPSSLGIPNSRLRYFLIAKLQSEPLPFQAPDQILMEFPKIATIQTQSYAVVAENTLRVKRPEPSTCFDSSSTQYSRKDSILFKLETAEEIDRKHQQDNDLSVQMLKDFLEDEDTSQYFLPPKLLLRYALLLDIVKPTSRRSMCFTKGYGSYIEGTGSVLQTAEDVQIENVFKSLNDLPPEEKIAKLSTLKLRYFTPREIANLQGFPPEFVDQVCFLKTQVVLETHDPPASALQYWITGCTSRLS; from the exons ATGATTTTAATGAGCCCCCCATGTCAGCCATTTACAAg aATTGGCCTACAGGGGGATATGACTGATCCAAGGACTAATAGCTtcttgtatattctagatattctACCAAG attGCAAAAATTACCCAAGTATATTCTTTTAGAAAATGTTAAAGGCTTTGAAGTATCATCTACAag AGGGCTGCTGATACAAACGATAGAAGCCTGTGGCTTTCAGCATCAAGAGTTTCTATTATCTCCTTCCTCC CTTGGTATTCCAAACTCAAGGCTACGATATTTTCTCATTGCAAAGCTTCAGTCAGAGCCTTTACCTTTTCAGGCCCCTGATCAg ATACTGATGGAGTTTCCTAAAATTGCAACTATACAGACACAAAGCTATGCAGTAGTTGCAGAAAATACATTAAGAGTGAAAAGACCTGAACCAAGCACCTGCTTTGATAGCAGCAGCACACAGTATTCCAGAAAGGATAGCATTCTTTTTAAGCTTGAAACTGCAGAAGAAATTGACAGGAAGCACCAGCAGGACAATGACCTCTCTGTGCAGATGCTAAAAGATTTTCTTGAAGATGAGGACACAAGTCAATACTTTTTACCACCAAAGTTACTGCTTCGATATGCTCTTTTACTAGATATTGTTAAGCCCACTTCTAGAAGGTCCATGTGCTTTACCAAAGG GTATGGAAGCTACATTGAAGGGACAGGCTCAGTGTTACAGACAGCAGAAGATGTGCAG ATTGAAAATGTCTTCAAATCTCTTAATGATTTGCCTCCAGAAGAAAAGATAGCTAAGTTGTCAACACTTAAACTGCGATATTTCACACCTAGAGAAATTGCGAATCTCCAGGGATTTCCTCCAGAATTTG TTGACCAggtctgctttttaaaaacccaagTGGTCCttgaaactcatgatcctcctgcctcagctctccaGTACTGGATTACAGGCTGTACAAGCAGGCTCAGCTAG